Proteins from a genomic interval of Rhodothermus marinus:
- a CDS encoding Do family serine endopeptidase, producing MRRTRTLSIIALVVIAFLAGVFFTTAGANLLGLSNRATTPTLAREENGGTRIEGAAVNSLEEAFVAVAERVNPTVVQIRSEKVIRTRPFRWNPFEGTPFEEFFNFRMPDMPEEFRSQGLGSGVIIRADGYIVTNNHVVEGADELQVVLHDGTTYDAEVVGTDPQSDLAVLKIDAENLPYISMGDASSLRVGQWVLAFGSPLSPQLSNTVTAGIISALNRYYSEGPAVQNFIQTDAAINPGNSGGPLVNLRGELIGINTAIYTRTGGYQGIGFAIPVDIVQYVVPQLIETGHVERARLGVQYTAAAPSVIKALNLPRGAAQVVTVEEGSAAEKAGIKPGDLIVAIDGQQLTNHLELSKIISTHRPGDEVKLTINRDGETRTVTVKLGAAPSEGATASRRRTQSGRGAESDLMEELGFSIADITPELARRFNLEDTDVAGVLITDVDPNSAAYREANLRRGLIITEVDRKPVRNVEEFEKAYQAIKPGTTFLLRLYDPQSGGTLITALQKPGS from the coding sequence ATGCGACGGACGCGAACGCTTTCGATCATTGCGCTGGTGGTGATTGCCTTCCTGGCCGGTGTGTTTTTCACCACGGCCGGCGCCAACCTGCTCGGGCTGAGCAACCGGGCCACGACACCCACACTGGCCCGCGAGGAAAACGGCGGCACACGGATCGAAGGGGCCGCCGTCAACTCCCTGGAGGAAGCCTTCGTGGCCGTGGCCGAACGCGTCAACCCCACCGTGGTGCAGATTCGCTCGGAAAAGGTCATTCGAACCCGGCCGTTCCGCTGGAATCCCTTCGAAGGCACTCCCTTCGAGGAGTTTTTCAACTTTCGCATGCCCGACATGCCCGAGGAATTCCGCTCCCAGGGACTGGGCTCGGGCGTCATCATCCGCGCCGACGGCTACATCGTGACGAACAACCATGTGGTGGAGGGAGCTGATGAATTGCAGGTAGTGCTACACGACGGCACCACCTACGACGCGGAAGTCGTGGGCACCGACCCGCAGAGCGACCTGGCCGTGTTGAAGATCGACGCCGAGAACCTGCCCTACATCTCCATGGGCGACGCCAGTTCGCTGCGGGTCGGGCAGTGGGTGCTGGCCTTCGGCTCGCCGCTGTCGCCCCAGCTCAGCAACACGGTGACGGCTGGCATCATCAGCGCGCTGAACCGCTACTATAGCGAGGGGCCAGCCGTGCAGAACTTCATCCAGACCGACGCGGCGATCAATCCGGGCAACTCGGGCGGCCCCCTGGTCAACCTGCGCGGCGAGCTGATCGGCATCAACACGGCCATCTACACCCGCACGGGCGGCTATCAGGGCATTGGCTTTGCCATCCCGGTGGACATCGTCCAGTACGTGGTGCCCCAGCTCATCGAAACCGGCCACGTCGAGCGCGCCCGCCTGGGCGTGCAGTACACGGCCGCCGCGCCCTCGGTGATCAAAGCGCTGAACCTGCCGCGCGGCGCCGCCCAGGTCGTCACCGTCGAAGAAGGCTCGGCGGCCGAAAAGGCCGGCATCAAACCTGGCGACCTCATCGTGGCTATTGACGGCCAGCAGCTGACGAATCACCTGGAGCTTTCGAAAATCATCAGCACGCACCGGCCGGGCGACGAAGTTAAGCTGACAATCAACCGCGACGGCGAAACCCGTACGGTTACCGTCAAACTGGGGGCCGCCCCGTCCGAAGGGGCGACGGCCTCACGCCGGCGCACGCAAAGCGGCCGCGGTGCGGAATCGGACCTGATGGAAGAGCTGGGCTTCTCGATCGCCGACATCACGCCGGAGCTGGCCCGTCGCTTCAACCTGGAAGACACCGACGTAGCAGGCGTGTTGATTACGGACGTCGATCCCAATAGCGCGGCCTACCGCGAGGCAAACCTGCGCCGCGGCCTGATCATCACGGAAGTTGACCGCAAGCCGGTGCGAAACGTGGAGGAATTCGAGAAGGCCTACCAGGCCATCAAGCCAGGCACCACGTTCCTGCTCCGGCTCTACGATCCGCAATCCGGCGGCACCCTGATCACCGCCCTGCAGAAACCCGGCTCCTGA